The Pseudopipra pipra isolate bDixPip1 chromosome 6, bDixPip1.hap1, whole genome shotgun sequence genome includes a region encoding these proteins:
- the AKAP5 gene encoding A-kinase anchor protein 5: protein MENPKEVETPSTGATCSPPEEQAEKPSMLCFKKRKKPCKKGLTVKDAREGASEEKSQCVSADQGEAKVSSPSQSSKGAWAAIKNLARPRRRQKSASRKKVPSDSQVQLEVDAEESCAQDLPKKRESSGVKMPCVRFSRSKKKPSPSEAVEESDGSVQANEVVGVLNKASEETENLAPTDKSESFSPVSAEEGQAAVKEDQVTVKEDQAAVKDDEAEVKENQAEVKEDQAAVKDDEAEVKENQAEVKEKQAAVKEDQAAVKEDQAAVKEDQAEVKEDQAAVKKDQDTVKEKQATVKKDQDTVKEDQDIVKEDQAAVKEDQAAMKEDQAAVKEDQAAVKEDQAAVKEDQAAVKEDQDTVKEDQDTAKESENSVEKSAPLTEPTPDTEECTECTIQLETTDSETVHEIAQDKLQEGSLPQTTDDVESREAPKAPVSKDQPNSAPETTELQEIPNICTELPEGDESEKSINLPKECKAEETVSEFSESASRDNRASVQECSSHQVTSEANIGTGIGVGIVITITEAEDSDNTDSDQAYEPSPVLHQNKQKGNKKSNRNADVGKKEGPEAGGGPQAEDKGLGDQGHRTGEQYELLLIETASSLVKAAIQSSIEQLVNEMALEQNKHNSFL from the coding sequence ATGGAGAACCCAAAGGAGGTAGAGACTCCCAGCACAGGGGCAACGTGCTCCCCGCCAGAGGAACAAGCAGAAAAACCCTCCATGCTCTGTTTTAAGAAGCGGAAGAAGCCCTGTAAGAAGGGGCTGACTGTGAAGGATGCGCGTGAAGGAGCCTCAGAGGAGAAAAGCCAATGTGTCAGTGCCGACCAAGGGGAGGCAAAAGTTTCCAGTCCATCACAGTCCTCCAAAGGAGCCTGGGCAGCCATCAAAAACCTTGCGAGGCCTCGGAGAAGGCAGAAATCTGCCTCACGGAAGAAGGTGCCCTCCGATTCCCAAGTGCAGCTGGAGGTGGATGCTGAGGAGAGCTGTGCACAAGACCTCCCGAAGAAACGGGAGAGCTCTGGGGTGAAGATGCCCTGCGTGCGGTTCTccagaagcaagaaaaaaccCAGCCCCTCGGAAGCAGTGGAGGAGTCGGACGGCAGTGTTCAAGCAAACGAAGTGGTGGGTGTTTTGAACAAAGCCAGTGAAGAGACAGAGAATTTGGCCCCGACGGACAAATCTGAATCCTTCAGCCCAGTCTCTGCAGAGGAGGGCCAGGCTGCAGTGAAAGAGGACCAGGTTACAGTGAAGGAGGACCAGGCTGCAGTGAAAGATGATGAGGCTGAAGTGAAGGAGAACCAGGCTGAAGTGAAGGAGGACCAGGCTGCAGTGAAAGATGATGAGGCTGAAGTGAAGGAGAACCAGGCTGAAGTGAAGGAGAAGCAGGCTGCAGTGAAAGAGGACCAAGCTGCAGTGAAAGAGGACCAGGCTGCAGTGAAAGAGGACCAGGCTGAAGTGAAGGAGGACCAGGCTGCAGTGAAGAAAGACCAGGATACAGTGAAGGAGAAGCAGGCTACAGTGAAGAAGGATCAGGATACAGTGAAAGAGGACCAGGATATAGTGAAAGAGGACCAGGCTGCAGTGAAAGAAGACCAGGCTGCAATGAAGGAGGACCAGGCTGCAGTGAAGGAGGACCAGGCTGCAGTGAAGGAGGACCAGGCTGCAGTGAAGGAGGACCAGGCTGCAGTGAAGGAGGACCAGGATACAGTGAAAGAGGACCAGGATACAGCAAAGGAAAGTGAGAACTCTGTCGAGAAGAGTGCGCCCTTGACAGAGCCCACACCTGACACAGAGGAATGTACAGAGTGCACCATTCAGTTGGAGACAACTGATTCAGAGACAGTTCATGAAATAGCCCAGGACAAACTACAGGAAGGGAGCCTACCCCAAACCACAGATGATGTGGAGAGCAGGGAAGCTCCCAAAGCACCTGTTTCCAAGGATCAACCCAACAGTGCCCCTGAAACCACCGAGCTGCAGGAAATCCCCAATAtctgcacagagctgcctgAAGGGGATGAATCAGAGAAGAGCATAAATCTTCCCAAGGAGTGCAAAGCTGAGGAGACTGTATCAGAGTTCAGCGAGTCAGCATCCAGAGACAACAGAGCGAGTGTGCAGGAATGCTCCAGCCATCAGGTGACATCAGAGGCAAACATAGGCACCGGCATCGGTGTCGGCATCGTCATCACCATCACTGAAGCTGAGGACTCTGACAACACCGACTCTGACCAGGCCTACGAGCCGTCCCCAGTTCTGCACCAAAATAAgcaaaaagggaataaaaaatccAACCGGAATGCTGATGTTGGTAAAAAAGAGGGCCCTGAGGCTGGTGGCGGTCCCCAGGCAGAGGACAAAGGTCTGGGCGACCAGGGGCACAGAACTGGGGAGCAGTACGAATTGCTCCTCATAGAAACTGCCTCTTCCCTCGTGAAGGCGGCCATTCAGTCATCCATAGAGCAGCTGGTCAATGAAATGGCCCTGGAACAGAATAAACACAACAGCTTTCTGTGA